A stretch of DNA from Carassius auratus strain Wakin chromosome 44, ASM336829v1, whole genome shotgun sequence:
AGAACTGAACAGACCGGGTATTTAAACAGTcaggaggtgatgagggaactaTAAACAGGTGGGGATCAATCACTTAACcaaaacaagaacaggaagaccaaaaaaggaaaaagaaagttcataaacgtgacaactgtgttaacctaactgagacttgttatagcacttatatatcattgctctttttgtttttttgattgcttccacatGTCTTCAtctgttagtcgctttggataaaattgtctgctaaatgaataaatgtaaaatatagtaCATgatagcagttatgctaacagtcgagcaggttagtgaagctgtgtttttatacttttgccatcacccttttatactgctctctttctggcttaaatcacacaaaattaacaaagacatttaaagttatcaataaaatccacaacaatgtaggaaatacgagcagttgaacaaacacctgttgtacaagcagaattcaaatgattttataatggtttgtaggttatttaactttgaattgatgttctaagtaactggtatattattgcataaatgtgatatTAACTCTCCAAAtgaatgagttgtttttattaaagtgtaatgtttaacacaaaataatacatgtattgttgtttgctttgttAATTAAGTTCTCTTGCTGaggcatgggaaaaataaaggagctggaaaaaacacctgctagtgacatcagcatcatctacacaccgtctagtgacatcatgctcctcctcacctgctagtgacatcagcatcatctactcacctgctagtgacatcatgctcctcctcacctgctaggtgacatcagcatcatctactcacctgctagtgacatcatgctcctcctcacctgctagtgacatcagcatcatctacacacctgctagtgacatcagcatcattttctcccctgctagtgacatcatgcttgTAGGATTTGGAATGCGAGTTATCAAAAGACTGTGGAAGGGATCACTTGCACTGGTAGGCCGGTCAGAGCCCAGGAACTCAGTCAACAACAGTTCTTTCTTTGAGGACTTTACTTTCCCATTTAGCATATAACAGGTGTGGtctgtataaaaataacaaatacaaaaaggtgaataatacagattttaaacccaacaaattaacattactagcaatattactgaatataagtGAAATGCTACAGCTCAATGGATTGGCATATTAGCATCTGAATAGGTAATTTTACCACATAATCCTCATTAACACACTTATACTTGCAATTTACAGCAGACAGATTAACTAAAGACAATCTATCTCAATGTAGAACATGAGAACAGTAGAGATAAAGCAATTGTAAAATATCTCGGCAGATATACATAACGTGCTTGTAAACAAACGCTGGTTATGCACGCACAATCTAtcgaaaataattatcatatctGCAAATGCCTGCAAGATTATAACTTAATCTCAATACTAAACATAATTTACCAAGAACAACTCACTTTTAGGATGCACGCACACATATTATGCTTGTATTGGATCGGCTAATGTCTCTTCTCTTCAACTTTGCTGCGCAATGGTAAAATGGCGATAAGACTTAAAAGGGCAACACACCTTAAAGGGGCAACACGTCTTAAAAGGGTCATGCATGCAAGCCGTTTGTACAGCCGCCCCCAAATTGTGTTCAATTTGACACTTGAGAAGGTTGCATGTGTGTCACTGCTGCTGCGTTGGGGTATTGGTCTCCTCTGTATCATCTTCAGGAATGGGGGGTAGAGCCACAAGTCGAGCTACAGGTCTAGTATAAATTTTCCCTTGAACTTGGACATCCACTGATCTCACTTGCGAATCTTGACTGGGATGCACCTGGACTACCTTTCCAATTGGCCAATGGGCTCTGGGCTGATGAGGATCCATTATCATGACTATTGTGCCGGTGGTCATATTAGGGAATGTATGTTGCCATTTCTGTCTGACTTGCAAGTTCGGAAGGTAATGGCGGATAAAAGAGGACCAGAAGTGGTCAGCTAACACTTGAGAGTGTCTCCAACGGCGACGACTCAATCCCTCTTCTTTAGGGTATATGACTGTAGGTAGGGAGTTGTCTAGCCGCCCTGTGAGAAGAAGGTTGGGTGTTACTGGATCAGGATCAGCCACATTGCAAGACACATACCCGAGGGGTTTGGAGTTAAGAATGTTCTCTACTTCGATCAGAACAGTCCTGAGTACTTCCTCTGGTACTGTTTGGTCCCCAATAGTTGTAGATAGTGCCATTTTAATGGATCTTATCTCCCTTTCCCACACTCCCCCAAAGTGTGGTGCTGCAGGGGGATTGAAATGGAATGCTATCTTTTGTGGTGCGAGTTTTCGCTGGAGATCAGGTGACATGGCCTGGAATGCCTCGCACAGTTCCCGTTCACCACCTCGGAAATTTGTTCCTTGGTCTGACAGTAATTCTACTGGGGAACCTCTTCGAGCAATAAACCTACGTAGCGACATCAAAAATGAATCTGTGTCCAAGCTGTTAAGCAGGTCCACGTGTACGGCTCGTGTGGTAAGACACTTGTAGAGGATTCCCCACCTCTTTTCTACTCGTCGACCAATCTTTACAAGGAAAGGGCCGAAGCAATCCATACCGGTGGAATGGAAGGCTGGTTTGTAGAGGCGTAAACGTGCCACAGGAAGGTCTGCCATTTTGGGAAAGGTAGGTTTGGCTCTGAGTCTTTGACATTCTGTACAGGCATGCTGTAAGATGCGGATGGCTGCTCTTCCTCTTAACACCCAGTATTTTCTCCCTATTTCTGCAAACACCCGATCAGGGCCTGGATGACAGAGTCTTTCATCAAAATCTTGAAGCAGTAATTTCACGGCTGGATGTCTAGAATCTAGTACGATTGGATGTTTCAGGGCAGGATCTAAGGTTTCTGCATGTCGTAACCTACCACCAACCCGGATTAGATTGGTCGATGTGTCATATTCTGGAGTTAAGGTAAGTAAGCGGCTATTGTGTTGAAGAGGTTTGCCTGATCTCAACCGTTGTAATTCTTCAGGAAAACTCTCACTTTGCACCTTCTGGAGTATGACTGTCTCTGCTGTTTGGTAAGTGTTTGCTGTAGGTTCTCCTGACTCTCCAGCCGCCCCATGTAGCTCCTGTGCAATGGCCTTCACCAGCTCTGTCCAGGTCTTGTACTCACTGCCAAATTGTCCGTTTACAGCTACAACTCCACAGAATGCGGATTTCTTGAACTCAGACTTGTCAATCTCGGGGCACTCTGTAGGGTTTGCTGGCCAGTTCTCTGAGGAAAGGAGCAGGAATGGGGGCCCATGGCTCCATCTGTTTGGCTTAGCAAGGTCTTTTAGAGTCTTTCCTCTTGTAAGGTCATCCGCTGGATTTTGAGCTGAATCCACGTATCGCCAAGCGGTGGTGTTGGTAAGCTCATGGATTTCAGCCACTCTGGTACCGACGAAAACCTTGAAATGGCAAGACTCTGACTGAATCCAAGACAGCACTGTAGTAGAGTCTGTCCAGAGAACTGTGTGGCGAAGTGGCAATGTTAATTCCTTCTGCAACTGGGTTTTTAGCTGTGCACCAATTACCGCAGCACAGAGCTCCAAGCGGGGTATTGACAGGACTCTTTTAGGTGCTACTCTAGAACGTGCCAATACGAATGACAGATGGATCTTACCCTGCTGATCTTCAGTGCGCAGGTAGGCGACTGCTCCATATGCGCTCTCTGAAGCATCACTGAACACGTGAAGGTCTATAATAGATCTTGTCTGATCTACTGAAGCTGGTACATATGATCTTGGGAAACTGATTTTGTGAAGAAACTGCAGCTGATTTTCCCATTCATTCCAGCTCTGAACCAAGGCTTGGGGAAGTTGAGTGTCATCCCAGCTGTGCTGCTTGTTCCAAAGTTGTTGGACCAGTACCTTAGCCCTTGTAGTATACGGGAGGATATATCCTAAGGGGTCATACTGACTGGCTAAAACTTTGTAAATAATCCTCATGGTTGGAGCCCCATGATCGATGGGCCGGTGACGGTAAGTCAGAACATCTGCTGGGCAATTCCAGCTAAGGCCCAATGTGGACTCTTGGACATCAGTCTTTTCATGGGCTAGCCAGAGTTCAAACCCATCCGATCTTGCTTCAGGTGGAAGATGGTTAATGACAGCTGGAATATTGCTGGCCCATTGCCTCAATTCAAAGCCTCCTTCAGCTAACAGACCTCTCAGCTTATCAACCAATTGCTTAGCCTCCTCTGGTGATGGCAAGCTCTGCAAGCAATTGTCAACATAAAAGCATCGTTCTATGGAGAACCTTACATCATCACCCGGTTGGCTATGGTCTCTTACATGCTGTTGTAAGGCAAAGGTTGCACAGCAGGGGCTGCACGTTGCCCCAAATGGCAGAACCTGCCATTCAAAGACATCAGGGGTGCCCTTTTCCCTGGAGTCACGCCAGATAAACCGAAGAAGTGATCTATCTTCAGGAAGAAGGCGGACCTGGTGGAACATGCCCCGGATATCCGCACTGATGGCGACTGTATGTTCACGGAATCTGAGTAAGACCCCAAGGAGAGATGAACCCAAGATGGGGCCAGCGAGGAGTGAATCATTTAAGCTGAGACCATTAAACTGAAATGAGCAATCAAACACCACACGATTCTTGCCATTATGGTGCACCATGTGATGTGGAATaaaccagcactcaccaccacctTCTCTTTCTTCTGGACTGAGCATTCTGATTGCTCCTGACTGAACCAATTTCTGGATTTCGGAGGAATAGGCATCAGCTTGTTGCGGGTCTCTGGCAAGTTTCCTCTCAGTACTTCGTAGGCGTGGCATGACTGCTTCCATAGTGGCGTGAAGATGGGGCATGTCACCTTTACGTAACAAGGGTGTTGCATACCGGCGTATTCCATCCACCTTTATGCGAATTGTTTTGGCTTCCAGCAGTTCGATGGCCCTTTGGTCCTGCTTTGACCTTGTGCACTCCGTTTCATTCCGAAAGGGCAAAACATCCACTTGCCACAGCCTATTAACATTCTTGCACAATTCTGTGGTGCTAAGAGGAAGGGATATGTGGAGACACTCCTTTGGCTTGAGTCGCTGCTCTAACAGGCTGGTAGGGCCCTGCAGTGTCCAGCCTAGTTTGGTTCTTATTGCAGCGGGGCCACCAGGTGGACCAAGTCTTACCGGCTCAATTGGTGTGATCATGTGAGTTTGATCTGCGCCAACAAGGATGAGAGGTTTGGCCTTTTCAAAGCTCTGCAATGGTAGTCCAGCCAAATGTTTGTACTGCCTTTGCAGCTTAGCTATTGGGTACGAGTGGTCAATGAGATCAAGCTGTGGTGCAGTAAAGGCTCTGGATATCAGATATCGCTTCTTTGGATTGTAGTATGGAGAAATGTGGAATGAGACTGAAGCCCCTTCAAGGGTTTGCACATCATGACGGATTGTTCTCAGAGCTAAGCTTTCTTCAGTACCTCTCAAGCCAAGTTTTCGTACTGCATCTGGCAGAAGCATGGTACGCTCAGAACCGTCATCAAGGATTGCAAATGTGTCTAATGTGCAACTGCCATGATGTAGGAGTACTCTGACAATCTTGAGCAAAACTTTATTACTGCTGACTGGTTTGTTCAGGTAAAGTGTCTGTGTCGCTGAACTAACTAGGCAAGCCTCGGTTTTGGATGACACTGTGACAGGCCTCTCATTTACTTCATGGAGGATTCGTAGATGCTTCCTTTGACAAAGTGGACATGGTTTCTTTAGACCACAATGGGCAGCCTGATGGGCAAGACCACAACGCCAGCATCTCCTATTGGATCGTATCCACTCTGAGAGTTGATCTTTGGTGAGGGTCGGAATTTGAGGGCACTGACTGAAAGCATGTTCAGAGTTCTGACAGTAAGAGCAATATACCATGGGCCTACCTTTAGCTTTCTCATCAACCTTGGCAGGAGAATTTGCAGTGGCTCTCACATCAACACTATTTCCAGACCCAGTCAGTACTGTGGCAGTGGTTTGGCGTGCTCGTGGAGCTACTCGGAAATCTCGTTTGGCTCTACTTTCTCCCTTGGCAGTTTGATCATCATAGCTTTGGCACCAAGACTCATATTTCAGCCATTCTGCCAGATCTACCAATGAGTATGTCACCCCAGGCCGATGTAACATGTGGCGGCGGAAATCAGCCCGTCTTTCAGGTGGCAACTTATTGAGAAGGCGTGCAACATGCGACCCACAATACAACTCAACGCTCCCTGTCTGGCCTAAAGTCTTAAGCAGCCCAACTAGAGACTGCACTTGAAGAGAGAACTTCTCAAAGGCTGAAAGGTCATTGCGGCTTATATCAGGTGAATCAAGAATAGTGGCAATCCGTCTTAATGCTACTTGGTGAGGCTGACCGAACCGCTCATTCAGGGCCAACATGGTGTCTCGATAAGGTGTAGGGGAGTGCAAGAAGGAGTCTGCTATTAGACAAGCATCTTCTAATTTCAAGTGGTTAACCAGTACTTGATATTTGAACATCTCAGTACTATCAGGTGGCAGAAGATTTTCCAAGGCTATTTTTAATCGAGCAAACTCACTTGGGTCTTTGGTGCAGAAGTAAGGAATGGTGGGCGAGGGACCTTTGTAATATTTCTCTGTCAGATCCACAGATGCCATGGGAGGTGACGCATTATAGGAAACTGTCCTGTGTTGTTCAGGATAAAGACTTCCTGGTTGTTCATGTGCATTTGGAGGACCTATCTGTCGTGCAGGATACTGGCCATACCTAAACTGGTTACCATATGAACTTGGATAGCCGAAATCCCTAGTCTTTTCAACAGAAGTGAGTCTAGGAGTGATTGTTGGTGTGGCTCTTGTAGTGCTCTTAATCCTTTGCCTGCCGCACTGATTGATATTTTCTGGCTCATCGTATGAAATGGGTGGAGGAGGCTCTGGCCAGTCTTCATCATCTGCATATGCTTCATCGTGGAATTTAACTGATGGATAATCAGAACGGGTGTTGGACATAGATAAAGGCTTTTGGAGACTACAGGCTCTGTCTAAAAGCTGGATCAGCTCATCTTTGGCGGTCTTAATTCGTTTAAGATCAGCTTGGATGGCCTTCTGTGTTTCACGAAGCTTTAAATTCTCCTCTGAGATCCTTTGTAACTTTAGGGAACTAGCATCGGATCTGTCACTCTGGTATCCATCACCTTCATCACCAAGGGGAACGAACTCTGCACCGTATTCAGACTGTAGCTGTCGGTTTGGATATTGTGGTGATGACTGGTAGGCAGGACTGGAAATGTGCTGCTGCAGAAGACGTGGATGGTCACAATGCTTATCCCTGACCGTCAGCCTCGACGGGGAAGAAATGGTGGGTAAACCATGTGCTCTCTTAGGCTTTGCAGCAGATGCTCCAACCTGTGGCGAAGAGTAATCGTCATCAGATGACTCCACTGGTTGTTCTCTTGTACTAACTGGTAACACGGTTTTATGGAAGCTCTGCAAGTCCACCTCATAATCTTGTATATAGGCTGGACGGCACTTTGTGCGAACCGAGGGGTTTACTGTTTCAGGACTGGCTGACATCTTAATCCAGAGAAGTGAtcatccggctcgaaggaccatttTGTAGGATTTGGAATGCGAGTTATCAAAAGACTGTGGAAGGGATCACTTGCACTGGTAGGCCGGTCAGAGCCCAGGAACTCAGTCAACAACAGTTCTTTCTTTGAGGACTTTACTTTCCCATTTAGCATATAACAGGTGTGGtctgtataaaaataacaaatacaaaaaggtgaataatacagattttaaacccaacaaattaacattactagcaatattactgaatataagtGAAATGCTACAGCTCAATGGATTGGCATATTAGCATCTGAATAGGTAATTTTACCACATAATCCTCATTAACACACTTATACTTGCAATTTACAGCAGACAGATTAACTAAAGACAATCTATCTCAATGTAGAACATGAGAACAGTAGAGATAAAGCAATTGTAAAATATCTCGGCAGATATACATAACGTGCTTGTAAACAAACGCTGGTTATGCACGCACAATCTAtcgaaaataattatcatatctGCAAATGCCTGCAAGATTATAACTTAATCTCAATACTAAACATAATTTACCAAGAACAACTCACTTTTAGGATGCACGCACACATATTATGCTTGTATTGGATCGGCTAATGTCTCTTCTCTTCAACTTTGCTGCGCAATGGTAAAATGGCGATAAGACTTAAAAGGGCAACACACCTTAAAGGGGCAACACGTCTTAAAAGGGTCATGCATGCAAGCCGTTTGTAcaatgctcctcctcacctgttagtgacatcagcatcatctactcacctgctagtgacatcatgctcctcctcacctgctagtgacaccatgctcctcctcacctgctaggtgacatcagcatcatctacacacctgctagtgacatcatgctcctcctcacctgctagtgacatcagcatcatctacacacctgctagtgacatcatgctcctcctcacctgctagtgacatcagcatcattttctcccctgctagtgacatcatgctcctcctcacctgttagtgacatcagcatcatctactcacctgctagtgacatcatgctcctcctcacctgttagtgacatcagcatcatctactcacctgctagtgacatcatgctcctcctcacctgctagtgacatcatgctcctcctcacctgctagtgacatcagcatcatctactcacctgctagtgacatcatgctcctcctcacctgctagtgacatcagcatcatctactcacctgctagtgacatcatgctcctcctcacctgctaggtgacatcagcatcatctactcacctgctattgacatcatgctcctcctcacctgccagtgacatcagcatcatctactcacctgctagtgacatcatgctcctcctcacctgctagtgacatcagcatcattttctcccctgctagtgacatcatgctcctcctcacctgttagtgacatcagcatcatctactcacctgctagtgacatcatgctcctcctcacctgctagtgacatcagcatcattttctcccctgctagtgacatcatgctcctcctcacctgttagtgacatcagcatcatctactcacctgctattgacatcatgctcctcctcacctgttagtgacatcatgctcctcctcacctgttattgacatcagcatcatctactcacctgctagtgacatcatgctcctcctcacctgctagtgacatcagcatcatctacacacctgctagtgacatcatgctcctcctcacctgctagtgacatcagcatcatctacacacctgctagtgacatcatgctcctcctcacctgttattgacatcagcatcatctactcacctgctagtgtcATCAGCAttatctacacacctgctagtgacatcagcatcatctactcacctgctagtgacatcagcatcatctactcacctgctagtgacatcagcatcatctactcacctgctagtgtcATCAGCAttatctacacacctgctagtaacatcagcatcatctactcacctgctagtgacatcagcatcatctactcacctgctagtgacatcagcatcatctactcacctgtgTATATCAGTGACATCATGCTAAACCCCAGCAAAATATGCCTCCCCGATGGATTCGCACGCGGCACGAGTTGCACAACAATCTTAAACCCACGTCCCGGCACAGCAGCTTTGGCAAGGAACTCAGCAGCAAAAACACGGAACACCCTCCTGCAACAACCAATACATCATACATTTATAATACTTCCCTCTAATTACTAATGCCACACAGGTGTTCCTTTTCCACAGCGTCATGGGAAAACAGGGAGGACGCTCTCAGTATTAACACTCCCCTTATTTAAGGATGAGCAGCTTACAAGTTCGCAAAAATTTGAATCAGATAGGGACTCCAAAGCGcctttcgcgaataatttgagatCTGCTTCGgagttcaaaaacatttgattcagatcgtgactccgaagcgcgtttcacgaatcatttgagatcaggtctttcgagcggattttgcaaaacatttgattcaatcatgtacttgtctagatcaacttttaataaagagaaaagaggtttagagacagatttttgttaatagtcagttagtaatcccacagtccatagcaccagtaactgtataatttagtaagggaaaattaaaacaaaataggatgagtttcaatttttattttatttttgtagcaatggtcatcttaacctctgtgcagtgttagggtatttcaggaccccaaattaaattataatattgcaTCATaccagtgtttatttgagttgaatatttctatattcatgtaaggaagcgaagccataatttgataagtttacatttacatttattaatttagcaacaACACAACAAAACCCTAATAAGCaagaataaacaagatgcatgcaaaatgaaggcagatattgtgtaacagcagcagcagagattattaaccgtaaataaaaacatttaaaactctgattcctcgatttaaaaaaaataaataaatgtagcaaaacattagattcagatgatatgtagaactctctgtgattatcagagtcggactgtgtgtgttgttttgtccggggctcgtggCAGAATATTGAAAGATTAGTCTCACAGTTTAGTATGAATTTGCTGTTTAAAGATAATATTTCTACACATCACTGAGCTTCTCTCACCTCTGACTGTGACTCTGATCAAGGTTTCTCCTGAAGGCTCCAGAACTCTGTATGATCCTGTGTCTCTGGCTGTAAAGTTACTAATGATCAGGTTTCTATCTCTGATGCTGATTCTTTGGCTCTGAATTCCCTCACTTCTGCTCCAGACCTTCATCCACTCTGTGCTTCTTCTCCTCTGATGCTGCACTTTATCAGCTTCTGACAACAGAACATCTAACTTCAGCTGCTCACCCATGTTCACAGAGACCTTTGAAAAATGTATCTCCGATGTGTATGTGGTATTTCAccttaataaatattacattaatcaTCAAATTGTGCTTCAAAATCTTGATTTtacacaacatatatatatacacatacatacatatatatatatatatatatat
This window harbors:
- the LOC113062491 gene encoding uncharacterized protein LOC113062491; protein product: MSASPETVNPSVRTKCRPAYIQDYEVDLQSFHKTVLPVSTREQPVESSDDDYSSPQVGASAAKPKRAHGLPTISSPSRLTVRDKHCDHPRLLQQHISSPAYQSSPQYPNRQLQSEYGAEFVPLGDEGDGYQSDRSDASSLKLQRISEENLKLRETQKAIQADLKRIKTAKDELIQLLDRACSLQKPLSMSNTRSDYPSVKFHDEAYADDEDWPEPPPPISYDEPENINQCGRQRIKSTTRATPTITPRLTSVEKTRDFGYPSSYGNQFRYGQYPARQIGPPNAHEQPGSLYPEQHRTVSYNASPPMASVDLTEKYYKGPSPTIPYFCTKDPSEFARLKIALENLLPPDSTEMFKYQVLVNHLKLEDACLIADSFLHSPTPYRDTMLALNERFGQPHQVALRRIATILDSPDISRNDLSAFEKFSLQVQSLVGLLKTLGQTGSVELYCGSHVARLLNKLPPERRADFRRHMLHRPGVTYSLVDLAEWLKYESWCQSYDDQTAKGESRAKRDFRVAPRARQTTATVLTGSGNSVDVRATANSPAKVDEKAKGRPMVYCSYCQNSEHAFSQCPQIPTLTKDQLSEWIRSNRRCWRCGLAHQAAHCGLKKPCPLCQRKHLRILHEVNERPVTVSSKTEACLVSSATQTLYLNKPVSSNKVLLKIVRVLLHHGSCTLDTFAILDDGSERTMLLPDAVRKLGLRGTEESLALRTIRHDVQTLEGASVSFHISPYYNPKKRYLISRAFTAPQLDLIDHSYPIAKLQRQYKHLAGLPLQSFEKAKPLILVGADQTHMITPIEPVRLGPPGGPAAIRTKLGWTLQGPTSLLEQRLKPKECLHISLPLSTTELCKNVNRLWQVDVLPFRNETECTRSKQDQRAIELLEAKTIRIKVDGIRRYATPLLRKGDMPHLHATMEAVMPRLRSTERKLARDPQQADAYSSEIQKLVQSGAIRMLSPEEREGGGECWFIPHHMVHHNGKNRVVFDCSFQFNGLSLNDSLLAGPILGSSLLGVLLRFREHTVAISADIRGMFHQVRLLPEDRSLLRFIWRDSREKGTPDVFEWQVLPFGATCSPCCATFALQQHVRDHSQPGDDVRFSIERCFYVDNCLQSLPSPEEAKQLVDKLRGLLAEGGFELRQWASNIPAVINHLPPEARSDGFELWLAHEKTDVQESTLGLSWNCPADVLTYRHRPIDHGAPTMRIIYKVLASQYDPLGYILPYTTRAKVLVQQLWNKQHSWDDTQLPQALVQSWNEWENQLQFLHKISFPRSYVPASVDQTRSIIDLHVFSDASESAYGAVAYLRTEDQQGKIHLSFVLARSRVAPKRVLSIPRLELCAAVIGAQLKTQLQKELTLPLRHTVLWTDSTTVLSWIQSESCHFKVFVGTRVAEIHELTNTTAWRYVDSAQNPADDLTRGKTLKDLAKPNRWSHGPPFLLLSSENWPANPTECPEIDKSEFKKSAFCGVVAVNGQFGSEYKTWTELVKAIAQELHGAAGESGEPTANTYQTAETVILQKVQSESFPEELQRLRSGKPLQHNSRLLTLTPEYDTSTNLIRVGGRLRHAETLDPALKHPIVLDSRHPAVKLLLQDFDERLCHPGPDRVFAEIGRKYWVLRGRAAIRILQHACTECQRLRAKPTFPKMADLPVARLRLYKPAFHSTGMDCFGPFLVKIGRRVEKRWGILYKCLTTRAVHVDLLNSLDTDSFLMSLRRFIARRGSPVELLSDQGTNFRGGERELCEAFQAMSPDLQRKLAPQKIAFHFNPPAAPHFGGVWEREIRSIKMALSTTIGDQTVPEEVLRTVLIEVENILNSKPLGYVSCNVADPDPVTPNLLLTGRLDNSLPTVIYPKEEGLSRRRWRHSQVLADHFWSSFIRHYLPNLQVRQKWQHTFPNMTTGTIVMIMDPHQPRAHWPIGKVVQVHPSQDSQVRSVDVQVQGKIYTRPVARLVALPPIPEDDTEETNTPTQQQ